The DNA window GAACCTGACTCATGACCCAGTCCTCTATGTCCAGACGGCGTTCTCTGATCTGGCACCTGGAGCGTTCACGCAGTTCACGGTCGACGGGGTCGATATGTGCCGGCTGGCTGATGCCGAGGCTTGGACCGCCTTCTCGGTTGAGGTGGTCCGGAAGACTGGAGCGACGCTGCTGGTGCATCTGATCCCGATCGCCGAGGAGATCTGCGATATGCAGGTATATCCGGTGAACCGCGGTTTCTCCAGCGTGATCGAGGCCACCGTACATGCAACCAGATACTGTGTCAACCGGGACCCCTGGTTGAAGCAACTGATAGACCATCACTCTGCTATCGTCAGACGCTGTGGTGGTCCGCGTGAACTTGAGGCAATGACTCTGCTCGCCGATGAGATCAATCGATGCCTCTCTAAATCGTGATCGTGGGTGACTTGATCTCTCTCATCTACCTCAATGTCCTCTATTTACCGTTAATTTTTAAAAAAATCCCAAATTTTCCCGAATTTGATGAACAGGTGGGTGGGGGTAAAATAATAACACTAATATGGACGTGTAACAAATACACATGCATTGCCACTGGTTTTCTTTTGAAGTTATACCGGTGATTCTGTTATTTATGATCGAGCAAGTGCATCTGGAGTGAAGATGAAGGGAAATTTGAGAACCAGAATTACAATGAGTGTGGTGCTGGGACTGCTCGTCGCCGGGTTGTTCCTCATCTCTTCAGCATCGGCAGTCGACGTAACTGGACCGGTGGTGATCGACAGCCCTGGGACCTATGAACTGCAGAAGGATATCACCAGCACCAGCGAACCAGTCTGCATTGAGATTCGATCCTCTGATGTCAAACTTGAAGGAAACGGCCACATAATTTCGGGGAATGATGTCAGCAACTCGTGCGGTGTCCTCGTACACGGCTCGTCCGCCCTGAGCAATGTGACAGTCCGCAATATTGTGGTCAAGGACTGGTACTTCGGTGTCTACTTCTGGAACGTCAAATCGAGTTCCATCCGGAATGTTGACGCCAGAAGCGACTACTTTGGTATCTCCTTAAACCCGGGTACTGGTGTCTCGATCACAGGCAACATCCTGCGCGGCAACACCCACGGGCTTGTGCTCACCTCCTCGACTGGGACGACCATCACCGATAATCATATCTTTGGGAATGAGGGTGATGGGATCTCCATCGTCTCATCCTCAGGGAACACCATCACCAACAATGAACTGAACAATGCCAAGAATGTCGGGTTCGTCGGGTCGACCGGGTCCAACACCTGGAGTGGATCGGTGACCAGCGGCAGAAATATCATTGGGGGACCAGTTACTGGCGGAAATTACTGGGCAACGCCGGCAGGGGATGGATTCTCCCAGGTCAATGTGGATAAGGAAGAGAACGGTATCTCCACCGTTCCTTACACACTGAAGTCCGGCAATGTGGACCAGTGCCCGCTCGTGATGGAGTCAGAGGACGGTGCTGTATCGAACGTCACTGCAAAGCCGGTCACGACCAAGCCGACCACCACGGCGAATGTCTCTCCGAACACCACGTCGACCACTTCATCATCTACATTCCAGGTCCCCTATGTCGGACACATTCTCCCGTCCCAGATCGAGGCAGAGGACTATGATATGGGTGGTGAAGGGGTGGGGTACCACTACTCTGGTTCATCCAACAAGTACAGCATCTACCGTGTTGGTGGGGTGAAGATCGAGCGGAATGCCACTGAAAAGTTCTACTATGTTTCGAATCTCAAGTACGGTGACTGGTTGAAGTACACCGTGTCTGTTCCCCAGGATGGCACCTATCAACTCACCTTCCGCGCAGCGGCGGTCTCGGACAAGCAGTACGTAGTCGTCACCGATGATAACGATAAATCGGTCAGTGCCGCGGCCTGGCTCCGGCAGACCCTGAGTATGGACCGTTTCGCTACCTCTCCAGCAGTGTCGATCCATCTGACCAAGGGCACCCATGTGTTGAAGGTCTTCTCGTACGGGAACGAGAACATCGATTCCTTCACACTCTCCCGTTGAACCCCAGGGCTCTGATGTCCTGCACAATTCTCTCTTTTTGATCGCCCTGCTGATGGTATCTCCTGGTTTTCATCTCCTGCAGGAGCACTAGACATAAACCAGAATACAGACAAGCAGTATCTGCAGATCATGATGATAATCCCGCTTTTAATCGCGGCAGTGGCGATCGGGTTCACGCTGCTGTACGCTTCGGTTCTCGATATCAGAGATCGACGTGTACCGTTTAAGACCTGGTACCCGATGCTGGTCATCTCGGTTCCTGCTGCAGTTCTCTTCTATCTGACTCTG is part of the Methanosphaerula palustris E1-9c genome and encodes:
- a CDS encoding DUF447 domain-containing protein; translation: MRDGINEVIATIAMNAAPIGIISRAGTLQAALFLTSHTAALVERDRRLVANLTHDPVLYVQTAFSDLAPGAFTQFTVDGVDMCRLADAEAWTAFSVEVVRKTGATLLVHLIPIAEEICDMQVYPVNRGFSSVIEATVHATRYCVNRDPWLKQLIDHHSAIVRRCGGPRELEAMTLLADEINRCLSKS
- a CDS encoding NosD domain-containing protein, translated to MSVVLGLLVAGLFLISSASAVDVTGPVVIDSPGTYELQKDITSTSEPVCIEIRSSDVKLEGNGHIISGNDVSNSCGVLVHGSSALSNVTVRNIVVKDWYFGVYFWNVKSSSIRNVDARSDYFGISLNPGTGVSITGNILRGNTHGLVLTSSTGTTITDNHIFGNEGDGISIVSSSGNTITNNELNNAKNVGFVGSTGSNTWSGSVTSGRNIIGGPVTGGNYWATPAGDGFSQVNVDKEENGISTVPYTLKSGNVDQCPLVMESEDGAVSNVTAKPVTTKPTTTANVSPNTTSTTSSSTFQVPYVGHILPSQIEAEDYDMGGEGVGYHYSGSSNKYSIYRVGGVKIERNATEKFYYVSNLKYGDWLKYTVSVPQDGTYQLTFRAAAVSDKQYVVVTDDNDKSVSAAAWLRQTLSMDRFATSPAVSIHLTKGTHVLKVFSYGNENIDSFTLSR